The stretch of DNA ttctttgtcttccatcaaccgtggttgtatgttgatcgctacccgcggacagtgtctggctcatattattggagaggcctggacgccggaaagatGTGACTTCCAccagacatatgatgtgaatcgagtggaactcccatgacttcggctcatattattgggggaactcatggcgaccatcCACTACAGTTCAATATcgatgggttggtttgacacgtgaaaataaacggcgtcatattattgggtccttattaaacgtgaggcaaaacacgcggaggttgcatagggatgcaattggattctaccttttataaattataattggctgatattattcgggattataattggctaattggactctacgtgcccactaaggaaatacgatttcccttttttaATCAGAGGATgatggaaatgtcaaaatagtgggaaggaaatttataaaatgaaatccatattttatatcttagaattattttaaattataagtaACCATTATCTGTTTTcattttcagtatatttacgatgTCTACTCGTAACCCGCTTTCAATCATTCTCGATCAAAACAAATTGACTGGCCCTAACTATCATGACTGGTTTCGAAATTTAAAGATTGTTCTGAACTCCGAAAGGATTGCGTATGTGCTTGATAAGAAGCCACCAAAGGAGGCAGCTCCTGATATCAGTAGGACTGAGTTAGCTAAGCTTGAGAAATGGTGggaccatgatcttcaagctaagaGCTACATGTTGGCTTTTATTTCGAATGAACTTCAGAGGAGGTTCGAGGAGGcggtgaatgctgctgacattcacctTCATCTGAAAGAATTGTATGATGTACAAACTCGTTCAGAGAGACATGCTACTTTGAAAGAACTCATGACTACATGCTTGCGAGATGGGAcatcggtccatgagcatggtgtttggatgattgggctcatcgagaagttggtgGGACTCGACGtggttattcctagtgagctctCGATTGATATTATCTTGCTGTCTTTGCCTGCCTCGTTCGATGGATTtgtggttaattttaatatgaacaagcttgagGCCACCCTTGACGAGTTGGTCAATATGCTTACTAATTATGAGGCCATAATTAAAAAGGAAAAGCATGTTCTTCTAGTAGGTTCTTCGTCCGGTACAAAAAAGGGAGCCTCAAATAAAGACAAGAAGCGTTCTGCCCCTCTAAAGAAGAACAAGCTCAACAAGAAGCCATACAAGAAATAAATTCGGGGCCCACAAAGCCTGACAAGTCAGAACAAGCCTGTTTCCACTGCaacaagcctggacattggaggcgtaattgcgaggagtatcttgcccagaagcgtTCTAGCCATGGtatgttttatattgaagttaaTGTTTCTATAAATTcctcttcttgggtattggttaccggatgtggttctcatctatgcaatgatttgcaggtgatgggaagaagcaaGAGGCTTAGAGATGGTGAGACCTTTCTAAGACTaggaaatggagcaagagttgctgtcaCTGTCATTGGAGACGTTATTTTAATTTTggacaataattttaaattgtttttgagagacattttatttgttcctgaattggttaaaaacattatttctatttctatgcttgatagggatggttattcttgtgtttttgctaaatgtgtttgcaatttatacaagaatgaatgtttgattgaaACTGGAGAATTAACAAActatctctataacttaaaattaaaggATATTTCgttaaacaatgtccaagaacatacgaaaacaacaacaaacaaaagaaaaataaaagatccagatcccgcacaaatatggcatgctaaactaggtcatatttcgcaaataatgatgcacaagttagtgggagaagacatgtttgacttgtcagacataaattctctacctacttgtgaatcctgtctaaaatgATAGACGACTAAGACTTCATTAAATGGAaaagtggaacgtgcacatggtctactggatttgatccacacggacgtttgtggcccgctaagtgttagcacaaaatttgggcaTTTCTATTTCATTACCTTtgctgatgaccattcgaggtatgagtacgcttatttgatgaaacacaaatatgaagcatttgaaaagttcatagaattcagatctgaagtagaaaaccagCTAGAAAGAAATATTAAGGCACtttgatctgatcgaggtgaagaatacttaagtgctgaatttttgggttatctaaaagagaatgagattctctcacagtggactccaccagatACACCACAAAttaatggtgtttctgaacgtcgaaatcgaactttcatggacatggttcgatctatgatgggattcactgaattacCTAcgtcgttttggggctttgcgcttgaaactgcggcaatgttgttgaataatgtccatactaaagcagttgataaaacaccatatgaaatatagatggaaaaaactcccaaatattctaaTATGAGAATATggagatgtcctgcttacgtgaagcagacagtgggagacaaattggatagtagatccactttgtacaactttgtaggatatccaaagaattatgttggatattatttctatcatcccaatgaagcaaaggtgtttgtttcaagaaatgcaaaaggaatttctattagatagaaaaggcaagaggatagaacttgaagaaattcaagatactccctcaactatagaagttgaacaaatttcccaacaaccagtagttgaagtacaagctcttagaaggtctgatagggttattagaccacctgcaagatatatgcttcttcatgaacaaaaccttgatgagcattgtgttggatgtgatccaatgaatttcaaagaagcaatatctgatacttattcaaccaaatggcttgaagccatgcagtctgaaatggactctatgtattcaaaccaagtctggacattggtggatccacctgagggaattgttctcatatgaagcaaatggatctacaaaagaaagcttggggcagatacgaaggtagtgaccttcaaagcaaggctGTTTGCAAAGGGTTACactcaaagacaaggaattgattatgaggaaaccttttcacTAGTTTCTATGTTTAAGtcaattagaatactactagccatagcagcatggtatgactatgagatatggcaaatggatgtaaagactgcattcctcaatggagacatcaaagaagaaatttatatgtctcaacctgagggatacacatcagtaggaagtgagcataagaaATGCAAATTTCAGAGATcgatatatggtctcaagcaggcgtcaaggagttggaacctcagatttgataacactatcaaagagtttgattttgctaagaatcctgaggaaccatgcgtgtacaagaaagttagtgggagtgcagtgacattcctagtactttatgttgatgacatcctactcattgggaatgatgtaggattacttcaatcaactaaagtatggttagcaagtaaattctccatgaagagatgggtgaagcatcctatgtattggtaatacaaatctatagagatagatcaaaaaggatgctaggactcagccaagccacttatatcgataccattctgaagcgattctctatggaagagtccaagagaggatacttactaatgtgtcatggtgttactctatgtaaagcaatgtgtcccaaaactgatgaagagatagagatgatgacaggTACTCCATATGCGTTAGCCATTgatagtatcatgtatggtatgatatcgacacgtcccgatgttgcttacgctctgagtgttacaagcagatatcaggagaaccctggtccaatgcattggaaggccgtgaaggatattcttaagtacttgagaatgactaagaacttgttcttggtctatggggtggagaattgaaattggaaggctacactgattctagcttccaatgtgacgtagacgattcgaaatcgacctctggttttgtattgatgcttaatggtgcgactgtctcttggaaaagtttcaaGCAAGACActgttgcggattccaccactgaagctgaatacattgctacATCTGCTGCAGctaaagaggcagtttggatgaggaattttgtccaagagttgggcgttattactaatggagttgatccagtcccagtgtaatgcgacaacactggtgccgttgcgcaagcaaaggaaccaagtctCATAAgcaatccaaacatgtactgagaaagttccacatcatccgggcgattgtgggaagaggagatatatcagtcgaaagagtcccctctgcagataatgtttctgatacacttacaaagcccttgccaggatcattgtttgaaaagcatcgcgaagcaatgggattaaagtttatgggtagttggctctagggacaagtgagagattgttagagtagatgccctgcaagccaactgttggccagcgattttattgactcagttgtaataaacaatttttattttaatataattcattatttcatggtttgttatttctttatctgtatacccatgttataaaatatagataaagaccttgattatagtttaatacaaatgaatcgtaattcgatgttgaaactcatttgtaaacactgtatgatctaaatttgttcttagtcgattcagccgcctaaaacatggataaatgtcacttgagctcgagactagcatatgtgattttGTGTActtgcgtttcttggtaagggcatagagatgtccaaacatgcagatgagtagtcatatgatgattataccaaaCAACCCTCTTTCGAacattccaagtggttatcattcttcgagaggataagtccgtggttatgattgtacaccattagtccttacgacctaGGActacactgaggctctatatgctagggctgtgctttgactcgtttaccggctccaggagagtcatcaggtggcgaggttgggtacagttgcgacacatgtaggagccagtacATTGTAGTCAgaaattcaccgctcacctacaggTGTGGATaccctatgtgatctgatgaaataatagtacGTGGAATCTctagccagagtatgagatgtacgttagagaatgagttctccaatagtataTGCGATGTCACTAtttatatgtgtcacatagttatcgaattaatatgcaacccttgATGAACCAATTATTGCAGATtcaatcgggatatatgagatgaacgGACCGTACTATACGCCAATCATAGTCAACTGGTTCTTAAAGGcattatcagtgatacctagggaatcatggggtaatgctactagacgctcttaccatggttcgatgggtttaatcagaaatatgatttctgacattctcattatcaattgttgatacattgAATGAGGAAAATTAGGATAAGCtcgaataaaagattatgtcctgaatcacaaggagttgtgaccccacggctagctgtatcctgaaccattgagggtcacacaagcactggatcatttattcccgttgagagaataaattcaagaagttgaatttaaattatgatattgaaaattcaaggagttgaaataAAGATAGttaaattttgggaaaaaaattcaaggagttgaatttattaaatagtaaattcaagaagttgaatttatgaacggagttgaatttatattatttgggaatttaaattaataaattcaaaagttgaatttataatttaaatattaaattcaaatgttgaatatataatgtatttaaattaatatagtggaaagtatgtttaatggacttgtaggagtacaagtccaatatactaaataattaaagttattaatggactttgattaattaattaaactagttagactagcccaattaattaatcaagcccattagtgTTAATTATAGATATGAGGTCATGACTTGTTTATAAAAAGGAGAAAACAAGTCATAACCCTAGCCTCAAACCCcaatgtgattttcgaaaataacaacTCCTCGAGCCGCAAATTTTCAGCCACCCTTTTTGTAAAAGAGATTGAGCCGCATCTCGAtcttaatttttctagtgcaaattagaagagaaACAAATCTTccagtcgtggacttgatagaaggattgaaggaaggagttctcgaagaaagttcgtatggaattcatcaagagctatatccgtctataccggattagttggagccaagtgatttaattcactaaaggtataatcctaactccctatgaatgtttttgattataaaaaccatacgagtgtctaaatacatcttgaatgtcaagatcttaaaattttaaaactactgctgcgtttgggcacgagaaaactgAGATCTAACAAATTTAAGGATTACAAATTTATCTAACAATTGTTTCCTTCTTGATTATGAAAAAACTAAGCTGCTAGACTCAAGatcatataaatttcttaattCAAATACAAAGAAACAGGACGGAAAGAATAATGTATTTTATTGAGTAAATAAAATCACACTTTTAAAAAGactgaaaacaataaaaaatgaaaacatATTACACCTACAGTCCTATTCTATCGGTGCTTGAAAGCACCGACACTTCAACTTGTAGTGTTCTTGAAtcctttttttctttcttctttagATCTTCGAACTTCTTTATGTTTTCTTGTCCTCTGTTCATTTTGCTTCTTCCAATCTTCTCCtattttggcatcaccacactACATATAGTCCAGAATTTCTTGTAGCTGGCTATAAAAGGTAGACCGAAGATTATCAATGTTAGCCTCAAAATAGTTTTGAACACGAGTAGTCTGCGCAGAGAGCTCAGAGGCTGTGTTGGAGTTATGAGATTTGACAGACGTAATTTTGTTGAAACTGAGAGTGACACGCTTATGCAGTGAAGAAATTTTCAGGAGCAACtattttttgaataaaacaGTGGCGGTGTCTTAAGCAAAGTGTTTGGCTTCCAAattgccaaatttcttaatgagAGATTCCATTTCAGTGAAAAGTGTAAAAATATGTATATCGGAACCTTCATCAGCATCACCCTAAGAGTTCACATCATTCTCAACATCATCATCAAGGGGTCTGGATGGACCAGCTCGATAACTTTGAGAAACATTAGGCTTTAGCTAGTCATCCAAGGTAGGAATTTTGATGTACCCATAATACATCGATAGCTGGAATGATCGGGGAAATGTGGTTATCCATTTGACCACCAGCAAATGTAGTTGGAGGTGGGGACTTGACATCTACAACACTGagaaaaattttgagagaaaaaacttgtgtatttttcattgaaaataataaataaatttatagttaTAATGGATATATCAAATCCCAACTATTAACGAGAAACAAAGATTAGAAAATATTACCCTACCAAATTTACAAGATTATCATATCCTATCACATCAATACAACTTATTGATATCAATTTAAATTCCCATCAGATTTATCGTAATCTACACTCCCCCTCAAGCTTTGCTATAGATGTTGATGAGACCAAGCTTGCCAACGAGAAGTTCATGAGTCTGTTCTGTAAGTCCTTTTGTAAGTAGATCAGCTAGCTGATGAGAAGTGCGAACATATTCAACACTTAGAATTCCTTCCTCGAGTTTTTCTTTAATGAAATGCCGATCAACTTCAACATGTTTAGTTCTATCATGGTGAACATGATTGTGAACAATGCTGATAGTTGATTTATTGTCACAGAATAACCTCATAGGACCTTCAAACTCTatctttaattctttcattatTCTTTTAATCCAAATGAGTTCACATACTCCATGGGCCATAGCTCTATACTCAGCTTCAGCCTACTTCTTGCAACAACTTACTGTTTCTTGCTGCGCCATGTCACTAGATTTCCCTAGACAATTGTACAATAACCCGAAGTTGACTTTCTATCAGTGATGGATCCAGCCCAATCAGAATCAATGAATGCAGTAACCCTTCTATCACTAGTTTTCTCAAGAAATAATCCTCTTCCAAGAGTTTGTTTAAGATATCTCAAAATTATGTATACTACATTAAGATGACCTTGGCAAGGTGAATGCATGTATTGGATTGCTAAGCTCACTGCAAAGGCAATATTAGGGAGAGTATGTGAGAGATAAATGAGTTTTCCAACAAGACGCTGATAACTCTCTTTATCCACTGGTCCACCCTCaaacatttttcctttgttCCCAGGATCAATAGGTGTATGACCTGGTTTGCACCCCAACATACATGTTTCCTTCAGGAGATCTAAAGTGTATTTTCTTTGAGAGATAGAGATTCCTTTCTTGCTCCTAGCTATTTCCATACCTAAAAAATACTTCACTGTTCCAAGATCTTTGACTTCAAATTGTTTTGCCATCATCAACTTAACCATCTCCATTTCATCATTGTTATCTCCAGTGACaatgatgtcatcaacatacactaTGAAAATGGTGATTTTTCCTTTCTCAGAATGTTTAAAGAAGAGTGTATGATCTGCTTGTCCCTGAACATATCCTAACTTTTTGATTACTGGAGAGAATCTTTCAAAACAGGAACGAGGTGACTGCTTTCAACTCATAAAGAGATTTGTTAAGTTTGCAAACAGTTTGACTCCCCAACCTTTCTTCAAATCCCGGAGGTTGACTCATGTAAACTTCCTCTTCAAGATCCCCATTCAGAAATGCATTTTTTATATCGAATTGGTGCAATGGCCAATCAAGATTTGCTGGCAAGGATAACATAATTCGAATAGTATTGATTTTTGCAACAGGAGCAAACGTTTCAGTATAATCAATGCATAACAGAATTTGAATAGTATTGATTTTGGCAACATGAGCAAACATTTTAGTATAATCAATGCCATATGTTTGAGTGAAGCCTCTAGCCACAAGTCGGGCCTTGTATCTTTCAATCGAGCCATCTACCCTATATTTAACAGTAAATACCGATTTGCATCCCACCATAGTTTTTCCTTGTGATAATTCGACCAGATTCCAAGTATTATTCATTTTCAAAGCCTTCATTTCCTCAAGGACGACATTTCTCCATTCAGGCATAACAAGTTCCTCTTGAAAAGACCCGGGAATTATTGTACTAGACAATCTTGAGGCAAAGGCACGAAATGATGAAGATAAATTTGAGTAAGATACAAAATTTGAGATAGGATGTTGGGTACAAGATCTCTTACGTTTTCTGACTGCTATAGGCAGATCTAGGTCAAGGGTAGTATTTGACTGAGGATCCACTACCGGTTCATCCTCTTGACTATTGTTAGGATTCACAATGTCTTTAGTTGCCTGAGGTTTCTTCCGTCTTGAGTAGACTTTTAACTCTTGTAACAGTGTTGATTCTTCCTCTGTTTCCTGTATTGGGATATGTACCTGAGAATTTGTGTGAGaatttttaggaaagtttgtgtcTGGTGTTTGAGGAATCTCATGGAGTGGATCACATATGGGAAGAGATGGAGTATCCCACCAAGATTCTGTATCTAGGTTCCGCCCTGGAAGCGAAGGTGGAGGAAAGTAAGTAGTGTTTTCAAGGAAGGTGACATCACGAGAGACATAGGTcttctttgtgtgtggacagtAGCATTTATAACCTTTTTAAGTGGAAGAATAAGCAATGAACATAGTCTTCATGGATTGAGGATCAAGTTTACTTCTGTTGTGATTGTGGACATGAACGAAGGCTGTACAACCAAAGGTTTTTAAAGGAAGATCATTTGAAGTAGACACATGTGGATATTTTTTAAGAAGAAGGGATAAAGGTGTTTCAAAGTCAAGAGTGCGGCTTGGTAAGCGATTGATGAGATAAGTAGCAGTGATAATGGCATCCCCTCAAATATACTTAGGAATATTCATGGTGAACGTTAGGGCACGTGTGACTTCCAACAAATGACGATTCTTTCTTTCGGATAcgccattttgttgaggagtatCAACACAAGAGCTTTGATGAAGAATCCCGTTATCCAACAGATAATCACCTAGAATAGTATTGAAATATTCTTTACCATTGTCGGTTCTAAGAGTTTGAATATGGGTATGAAATTGAGTTTGAATCATTATGTGGAAATCTTTGAAAATTTTGCTTGTGTCAGATTTATTATTGAAAAGATACACCCACGTGAGTCGAGTATGGTCATCAATGAATGTGAGGAACCATTTTTTACCATTTGACGTAGCACTTGGTGAAGGACCCCAAATATCATTATGAATAAGAGAAAATGGAGCGGTTGGTGTATATGTTTTTGGAGGAAAACAATTACGAGTGTGCTTAGCTAAATGACAAATATCACACTGAAGCAAATCAAGACTTTTATTATTGAATAAAGATGGAAACAATTTTTTGATATATGAGAAACAAGGATGGCCAAGTCTATGATGCCATAACATTATTGTCCTAATTCTAGAATCAGAGAGAGAAGCAACGTGAGACACTCGAGTTGGGAGACAGTCTTGAGGAATCTCTAGGTAGTAAAGTCCATTGTGAATCTTAGTACTGCCAATCGTCTTCCCCGATAGTAGGTCCTAAAATTGACATGACAAAGGAACAAATTTAGCAATACAATTATTgtcaagtgtgaatttactcaCTGATATCATATTGCAAGTTAGGGTAAGAACATGGAAAACTGACTTTAGGATGACATCCTTAGATAAACGTATGCTACCAAAACCAG from Primulina tabacum isolate GXHZ01 chromosome 3, ASM2559414v2, whole genome shotgun sequence encodes:
- the LOC142538566 gene encoding uncharacterized protein LOC142538566 gives rise to the protein MSTRNPLSIILDQNKLTGPNYHDWFRNLKIVLNSERIAYVLDKKPPKEAAPDISRTELAKLEKWWDHDLQAKSYMLAFISNELQRRFEEAVNAADIHLHLKELYDVQTRSERHATLKELMTTCLRDGTSVHEHGDGKKQEA
- the LOC142538567 gene encoding uncharacterized protein LOC142538567, with product MEIESSIAKDQLESGPLPKIPLTSMNEVVKSISEYDCVDATMPANPSEFRNSDMAILDEDFDNEEKKEEFFDSITTHKLNGRNYLQWAQSVKIVICGRGKLGCLTGELKPPTHSDSTHKNWLAENSIVLAWLINSMEPEISRRYLWFHTANETFDIWQELDLFRDDSSSCADCSIKIRSNLEKEWVFDFLAGLNRNLDDVRGRVVARDPFPSSDDAFAEVRREEMQRKVMFSDYSPIPPSVPDVSALATQKSAFPGQHFHKRPSCDHCKRPGHTKDKCWAIYDKPANWQPKKKNEQHGYQALSLKEQPRNSENSAPFPNEQIAQIEEYCRLIRQASLNPPQIKTVGSCSMTQSGNLFSALRSYSIGYWIVDFGASDHMTSDFNLFCTYKPCSAHTSVKIANGSMTPVAGFGSIRLSKDVILKSVFHVLTLTCNMISCDICHLAKHTRNCFPPKTYTPTAPFSLIHNDIWGPSPSATSNGYKCYCPHTKKTYVSRDVTFLENTTYFPPPSLPGRNLDTESWWDTPSLPICDPLHEIPQTPDTNFPKNSHTNSQVHIPIQETEEESTLLQELKVYSRRKKPQATKDIVNPNNSQEDEPVVDPQSNTTLDLDLPIAVRKRKRSCTQHPISNFVSYSNLSSSFRAFASRLSSTIIPGSFQEELVMPEWRNVVLEEMKALKMNNTWNLVELSQGKTMVGCKSVFTVKYRVDGSIERYKARLVARGFTQTYGIDYTKMFAHVAKINTIQILLCIDYTETFAPVAKINTIRIMLSLPANLDWPLHQFDIKNAFLNGDLEEEVYMSQPPGFEERFSPVIKKLGYVQGQADHTLFFKHSEKGKITIFIVYVDDIIVTGDNNDEMEMVKLMMAKQFEVKDLGTVKYFLGMEIARSKKGISISQRKYTLDLLKETCMLGCKPGHTPIDPGNKGKMFEGGPVDKESYQRLVGKLIYLSHTLPNIAFAVSLAIQYMHSPCQGHLNVVYIILRYLKQTLGRGLFLEKTSDRRVTAFIDSDWAGSITDRKSTSGYCTIV